The following coding sequences are from one Actinomycetes bacterium window:
- a CDS encoding SCO family protein, whose translation MPVAAALAAALLVGLTACGAPSAATAVASPAFHGTTLDPPLAKPTTTFADTDGQPFRIDRDTRRHVTLVYFGYTHCTDVCPAVLADLAAALRPLDPATRKHTVVLYVTVDPARDTPAAMRTYLATFDPTFVGLTAPFEQVQAAAADLGVAVTRPAQDPGSAYEVDHGAQVIGFAADGLGRVLWLPGTPVDDITMDVRRLASTS comes from the coding sequence GTGCCCGTTGCCGCTGCGCTCGCGGCCGCCCTGCTGGTCGGCCTGACCGCATGCGGCGCCCCCTCGGCCGCCACCGCCGTCGCGTCGCCGGCCTTCCACGGGACCACCCTCGACCCGCCGCTGGCCAAGCCCACGACGACCTTCGCGGACACCGACGGCCAGCCGTTTCGGATCGACCGGGACACCCGGCGCCACGTCACCCTGGTCTACTTCGGCTACACCCACTGCACCGACGTGTGCCCCGCGGTGCTCGCCGACCTGGCGGCTGCGCTGCGCCCGCTCGACCCGGCCACCCGCAAGCACACCGTCGTGCTGTACGTCACCGTGGACCCGGCGCGGGACACGCCGGCCGCGATGCGGACCTACCTGGCCACCTTCGACCCCACCTTCGTGGGCCTAACCGCTCCATTCGAGCAGGTCCAGGCGGCCGCGGCGGACCTCGGCGTGGCCGTCACCAGGCCCGCCCAGGACCCCGGCTCGGCGTACGAGGTGGACCACGGCGCGCAGGTCATCGGGTTCGCGGCAGACGGCCTCGGCCGGGTGCTGTGGTTGCCCGGCACGCCGGTCGATGACATCACCATGGACGTCCGCAGGTTAGCCTCGACGTCATGA
- the trpA gene encoding tryptophan synthase subunit alpha, whose translation MTTLEAAFARTRAEGRAALVAYLPAGYPSVRGGIDALVAMVDAGVDVVEVGLPYSDPLMDGPTIQAAVEAALATGTRTADVLATVEAVARTGAATVVMSYWNPVERYGVARFATELAAAGGAGVITPDLTPEEAGPWLAATFDAGVDPVFLVAPSSTDARIARVAEVTRGFVYAASTMGVTGARDQVSDRAESLVARVRAATSLPVCVGLGVSTAAQAAEVASYADGVIVGSAFVRRLLDAPSAAEGVAAVAELAAGVRRP comes from the coding sequence GTGACCACGCTCGAGGCGGCCTTCGCCAGGACCCGCGCCGAGGGCCGGGCCGCGCTGGTGGCCTACCTGCCGGCCGGCTACCCGTCGGTGCGGGGCGGCATCGACGCGCTCGTCGCGATGGTGGACGCCGGCGTGGACGTCGTCGAGGTCGGGCTGCCGTACTCGGACCCGCTGATGGACGGCCCGACCATCCAGGCAGCAGTGGAGGCCGCGCTGGCCACCGGCACCCGAACCGCCGACGTGCTCGCCACCGTCGAGGCGGTGGCCCGCACCGGCGCCGCAACCGTCGTCATGAGCTACTGGAACCCGGTCGAGCGCTACGGCGTGGCCCGGTTCGCGACCGAGCTGGCCGCCGCCGGGGGCGCAGGGGTGATCACCCCCGACCTCACCCCGGAGGAGGCCGGTCCCTGGCTGGCCGCGACGTTCGACGCAGGCGTCGACCCGGTGTTCCTGGTGGCCCCGTCGTCCACCGACGCCCGGATTGCCCGGGTTGCCGAGGTGACGCGAGGGTTCGTGTACGCCGCCTCGACGATGGGCGTGACCGGCGCGCGGGACCAGGTCTCGGACCGCGCCGAGTCGCTGGTCGCACGGGTCCGGGCGGCCACCTCGCTCCCGGTGTGCGTGGGGCTCGGCGTGTCGACTGCGGCGCAGGCGGCCGAGGTGGCCTCCTACGCCGACGGCGTGATTGTGGGCTCGGCGTTCGTCCGGCGGCTGCTGGACGCGCCGTCCGCGGCCGAGGGGGTTGCTGCGGTGGCCGAGCTGGCCGCCGGCGTCCGCCGCCCCTGA
- a CDS encoding thioredoxin domain-containing protein — protein MSQTGRESKRDVRERQAQERAQQAATQQRKERMIRLGLIGLVFLVVAGVGLGVYLSNRPKADTAASVPKGVTPPGGGVVVGTGTKPLLDVWEDFQCPACKALEDALGSYIESLGTSGKVKLVYHPLSFLDQNLNNDSSLRAANASGCAQDQGKFRPFHDQVYKNQPAKEGTGYTDAQLIEFGKAAGVPDMTTFTQCVNSHTHYGWVNNVQLSGNAAQITSTPTFTIDGKKIDFSTAKSYDEIKTMLDQAIAAAS, from the coding sequence ATGAGCCAGACCGGTCGCGAGAGCAAGCGCGACGTCCGCGAGCGCCAGGCCCAGGAGCGGGCCCAGCAGGCCGCGACCCAGCAGCGCAAGGAGCGGATGATCCGCCTCGGGCTGATCGGGCTGGTCTTCCTGGTCGTGGCCGGCGTCGGCCTCGGCGTCTACCTGTCGAACCGGCCGAAGGCCGACACGGCCGCCTCCGTTCCCAAGGGCGTCACCCCCCCGGGGGGCGGCGTGGTCGTCGGAACCGGCACCAAGCCGCTGCTCGACGTCTGGGAGGACTTCCAGTGCCCGGCCTGCAAGGCCCTGGAGGACGCGCTCGGGAGCTACATCGAGAGCCTCGGCACGAGCGGGAAGGTCAAGCTCGTCTACCACCCGCTGTCGTTCCTCGACCAGAACCTGAACAACGACAGCTCGCTGCGGGCGGCCAACGCATCCGGGTGCGCCCAGGACCAGGGCAAGTTCCGGCCGTTCCATGACCAGGTCTACAAGAACCAGCCGGCCAAGGAGGGCACCGGCTACACCGATGCCCAGCTGATCGAGTTCGGCAAGGCGGCGGGCGTGCCCGACATGACCACGTTCACGCAGTGCGTGAACAGCCACACCCACTACGGCTGGGTGAACAACGTCCAGCTGTCCGGCAACGCCGCCCAGATCACCTCGACTCCGACGTTCACGATCGACGGCAAGAAGATCGACTTCAGCACCGCCAAGAGCTACGACGAGATCAAGACCATGCTGGACCAGGCGATCGCGGCAGCCAGCTGA
- the lgt gene encoding prolipoprotein diacylglyceryl transferase: MIAGGLLAFIPSPSQGVWHLGPIPIRAYALCIITGIIVAIWMGERRYVARGGSPGTVADVAVWAVPFGIIGGRLYHLITSWQPYFGAGGHPLNAFKIWNGGLGIWGAVALGGVGAWIACRRMGIPLAPLADAIAPGILVAQAIGRWGNWFNQELFGRPTTLPWGLEIDLAHRPVGYEQYATFHPTFLYESLWMLVVAAFLLWADKRFRMGHGRVFGLYVALYTVGRIWWELLRIDDANHILGLRVNVWVAVLVCAGSIVWLVRSARRHPGREDVVDPRVGRSEHDQEQEQQEEGVS; this comes from the coding sequence GTGATCGCTGGCGGATTGTTGGCCTTCATCCCGAGCCCGTCGCAGGGCGTCTGGCACCTCGGGCCGATCCCGATCCGTGCCTACGCGCTGTGCATCATCACCGGGATCATCGTCGCCATCTGGATGGGTGAGCGGCGCTACGTCGCGCGCGGCGGCAGCCCGGGCACGGTGGCCGACGTCGCCGTGTGGGCGGTGCCGTTCGGCATCATCGGTGGCCGGCTGTACCACCTGATCACGTCCTGGCAGCCGTACTTCGGCGCGGGCGGGCACCCCCTCAACGCGTTCAAGATCTGGAACGGCGGGCTGGGGATCTGGGGCGCCGTCGCCCTCGGCGGCGTGGGCGCCTGGATCGCCTGCCGCCGGATGGGCATCCCGCTGGCCCCGCTCGCCGACGCGATCGCCCCGGGGATCCTGGTCGCCCAGGCGATCGGCCGTTGGGGCAACTGGTTCAACCAGGAGCTGTTCGGACGGCCGACGACCCTGCCGTGGGGCCTGGAGATCGACCTGGCGCACCGGCCCGTGGGCTACGAGCAGTACGCGACGTTCCACCCCACGTTCCTGTACGAGTCGCTGTGGATGCTCGTGGTCGCCGCGTTCCTGCTGTGGGCGGACAAGCGGTTCCGGATGGGCCACGGGCGGGTGTTCGGCCTCTACGTGGCGCTGTACACCGTCGGCCGGATCTGGTGGGAGCTGCTGCGCATCGACGACGCCAACCACATCCTGGGGCTGCGGGTGAACGTCTGGGTGGCCGTCCTGGTCTGTGCCGGCTCGATCGTGTGGCTGGTGCGCTCCGCCCGGCGTCATCCTGGCCGGGAGGATGTGGTCGACCCGCGGGTCGGGCGGTCGGAGCACGACCAGGAGCAGGAGCAGCAGGAGGAGGGCGTCTCATGA
- the trpB gene encoding tryptophan synthase subunit beta, with the protein MTATEQPDATGHFGPYGGRFVPEALVAALDELDAAYRSAQADPTFAAELDHLQRTYTGRPSILTEATRLSEQAGGARILLKREDLNHTGSHKINNVLGQALLTRRMGKPRVIAETGAGQHGVATATAAALLGLECRVYMGEEDTRRQALNVARMRLLGAEVVPVTAGSRTLKDAINEAMRDWVTNVDRTHYLLGTVTGPHPFPSMVRDFQRVIGDEARRQVLELTGALPDAVAACVGGGSNAMGIFTAFLDDPSVRLYGFEAGGEGVESGRHAARMAGGSPGVLHGTRTYILQDEMGQTVPSHSISAGLDYPGVGPQHAWLHDTGRATYQPVTDTEAMDAFALLSRTEGIIPAIESAHAVAGALRVGRQLGPEAVVLVNLSGRGDKDVDTAARWFGLTDGTPA; encoded by the coding sequence GTGACCGCGACCGAGCAGCCGGACGCCACCGGGCACTTCGGCCCGTACGGCGGCCGGTTCGTCCCCGAGGCGCTCGTCGCCGCGCTCGACGAGCTGGACGCCGCCTACCGCTCGGCCCAGGCCGACCCGACGTTCGCGGCCGAGCTGGACCACCTGCAGCGCACCTACACTGGCCGGCCGAGCATCCTCACCGAGGCCACCCGGCTGTCCGAGCAGGCGGGTGGGGCCCGGATCCTGCTCAAGCGCGAGGACCTGAACCACACCGGCTCACACAAGATCAACAATGTGCTGGGGCAGGCGCTGCTGACCCGGCGGATGGGCAAGCCCCGGGTGATTGCCGAGACCGGCGCCGGCCAGCACGGCGTGGCCACGGCCACCGCCGCGGCCCTGCTCGGTCTTGAGTGCAGGGTGTACATGGGCGAGGAGGACACCCGCCGGCAGGCGCTCAACGTGGCCCGGATGCGGCTGCTGGGCGCCGAGGTCGTACCCGTGACCGCGGGCAGCCGGACCCTCAAGGACGCCATCAACGAGGCGATGCGCGACTGGGTCACCAACGTCGACCGCACCCACTACCTGCTGGGCACGGTCACCGGTCCGCACCCGTTCCCTTCCATGGTGCGCGACTTCCAGCGGGTGATCGGCGACGAGGCCCGCCGGCAGGTGCTCGAGCTCACCGGCGCGCTGCCGGACGCGGTGGCCGCCTGCGTCGGCGGCGGCTCGAACGCCATGGGCATCTTCACCGCGTTCCTCGATGATCCGTCGGTGCGCCTGTACGGCTTCGAGGCGGGCGGCGAGGGCGTGGAAAGCGGCCGGCACGCGGCCCGGATGGCCGGCGGGTCGCCGGGCGTGCTGCACGGCACCCGGACCTACATCCTGCAGGACGAGATGGGCCAGACGGTGCCCTCGCACTCGATCTCGGCCGGTCTGGACTACCCGGGGGTCGGACCGCAGCACGCCTGGCTGCACGACACCGGCCGGGCCACCTACCAGCCGGTCACCGACACCGAGGCCATGGACGCCTTCGCGCTGCTCAGCCGCACCGAGGGCATCATCCCGGCGATCGAGAGCGCCCATGCGGTGGCCGGGGCGCTGCGGGTCGGCCGCCAGCTCGGCCCCGAGGCCGTCGTCCTGGTCAACCTGTCCGGGCGCGGCGACAAGGACGTCGACACCGCGGCCCGGTGGTTCGGCCTGACCGACGGGACGCCGGCGTGA
- a CDS encoding MauE/DoxX family redox-associated membrane protein, producing the protein MWLSTVVRVALAAVLLSAGGLKMLDPTQAVRAVQAYQLLPPGVDQLVGYGLPLLEIALGVLLLLGLAVRWAAIAAGVLMVVFISGIVSVWVRGLSIDCGCFGGGGLVSRNGLAGRYAAEILRDLLFLGLASWLAVFPASRFGVDRAPAADLSPVEEPVA; encoded by the coding sequence CTGTGGCTGAGCACCGTCGTGCGCGTCGCGCTGGCCGCGGTGCTGCTCTCGGCCGGCGGGCTGAAGATGCTCGACCCGACCCAGGCGGTGCGGGCGGTCCAGGCCTACCAGCTGCTGCCCCCGGGGGTGGACCAGCTGGTCGGCTACGGCCTGCCGCTGCTGGAGATTGCGCTGGGCGTCCTGCTGCTGCTCGGCCTGGCCGTGCGCTGGGCGGCGATCGCGGCCGGGGTCCTCATGGTCGTGTTCATCTCCGGCATCGTGTCGGTGTGGGTGCGCGGCCTGTCCATCGACTGCGGCTGCTTCGGCGGCGGCGGCCTGGTGTCCCGCAACGGGCTGGCCGGGCGGTACGCCGCGGAGATCCTGCGTGACCTGCTGTTCCTCGGCCTGGCATCCTGGCTGGCCGTGTTCCCCGCGAGCCGGTTCGGCGTCGACCGAGCGCCGGCCGCGGACCTCTCCCCCGTCGAGGAGCCCGTCGCATGA